One Spiroplasma endosymbiont of Dioctria linearis DNA segment encodes these proteins:
- a CDS encoding HAD-IIB family hydrolase, producing the protein MQLQHLSKKRLILIDLDGTTLMSNGEEIHETTKQALINATKNGHEVCIITGRPHRASIRFFNELGLTTLLTNFDGAHIHDPVSMKFKRIVFPISEEVVKEIMLHPVIKSSISNILIESYNKAMVKEKNEFIENFFHLDDVADDEYKIIDPYKHWEGSATNVVLFIDTEDNKDNVLRVLEKFKNTIKIQSGNVYGNLSESSKLMVTLTNKIVNKGFVADILAQYYNKDIRDVIAFGDQMNDYEMVQKVGYGVAMKNGSTALKNIAAGITNLSNDEGGLGEYLEKLLRGMEV; encoded by the coding sequence ATGCAATTACAACATTTATCAAAAAAGAGATTAATTTTAATAGATTTAGACGGTACAACTTTAATGTCTAATGGAGAAGAAATTCATGAAACTACAAAGCAAGCTTTAATTAATGCTACTAAAAATGGTCATGAAGTTTGTATAATAACAGGAAGACCTCATAGAGCAAGTATTAGATTTTTTAATGAACTTGGATTAACTACACTTTTAACAAATTTTGATGGAGCACATATACATGATCCTGTATCAATGAAATTTAAAAGAATAGTTTTTCCTATAAGTGAAGAAGTAGTTAAGGAAATAATGTTACATCCCGTTATTAAATCAAGTATTTCAAATATACTTATTGAATCATATAATAAAGCAATGGTTAAGGAAAAAAATGAGTTCATAGAAAATTTTTTTCATCTTGATGATGTAGCCGATGATGAATATAAAATTATTGACCCATATAAGCATTGAGAAGGTTCTGCAACTAACGTGGTTTTATTTATAGATACTGAAGATAATAAGGATAATGTTTTAAGAGTATTAGAAAAATTTAAAAATACAATTAAAATACAATCTGGAAATGTCTATGGAAATTTAAGTGAATCTTCAAAGTTAATGGTTACTTTAACTAATAAAATTGTAAATAAAGGTTTTGTGGCAGACATATTAGCACAATACTATAATAAAGATATTAGAGATGTTATTGCTTTTGGGGACCAAATGAATGATTATGAAATGGTTCAAAAAGTAGGTTATGGAGTAGCTATGAAAAATGGAAGTACAGCTCTAAAAAATATTGCAGCAGGAATAACAAACCTTAGTAATGATGAGGGTGGCCTTGGCGAATATCTTGAAAAACTTTTAAGAGGAATGGAAGTTTAA
- a CDS encoding GIY-YIG nuclease family protein, with amino-acid sequence MDLKEQFKAITNIKNSSDLKYKSLSENYLLHFINNLLITRAGFNSLELGQINYKVSGTYLVYSIVNNKLNFCYIGESRNLISRFKQHVNGFKTSKERFYSKMRSKVDNIADINFLILDEIDNQNDRLMKETYYIYSTKSKFYSLNTKLVNRKLKCPNGHGMVKSFLNYEKDTEKLKLIIYGKCTNQKCKKTFVIK; translated from the coding sequence ATGGACTTAAAAGAACAATTTAAAGCAATAACTAATATTAAAAATTCTAGTGATTTAAAATATAAATCTTTATCAGAAAATTATTTATTACATTTTATTAATAATTTATTGATAACTAGAGCAGGTTTTAATAGTTTGGAGTTAGGTCAAATTAATTATAAGGTTTCGGGAACATATCTTGTGTATTCAATAGTTAATAATAAATTAAATTTTTGTTACATTGGAGAATCTAGAAATTTAATTAGTAGATTTAAACAACATGTTAATGGTTTTAAAACTAGCAAGGAAAGATTTTATTCTAAAATGAGATCAAAAGTAGATAATATAGCAGACATTAACTTCTTAATTTTGGATGAAATAGATAATCAAAATGATAGATTAATGAAAGAAACATATTATATTTACTCAACAAAATCAAAATTCTATTCTTTAAATACTAAATTGGTTAATAGAAAATTAAAATGTCCAAATGGTCATGGTATGGTTAAAAGTTTTTTAAATTATGAAAAAGACACTGAGAAATTAAAATTAATAATTTATGGTAAATGTACAAATCAAAAATGCAAGAAAACCTTTGTAATAAAGTAG
- a CDS encoding M17 family metallopeptidase yields MITNNKKEFTLTLKAVGSKDKLNELVVKENGVTSLISEDKTLYYFLNDKPCLRELGDSLEAIIKSNKYDLNVNVESFASKFKNEEEAFQKVVETIMFAAHKEFEMKEKQAQPKSINFLFDKKFNAIYEESAIKMEYLNFARDLQDLPPNIGTSVEIANRIVAKAKEIKDLKVTVYDKKQIESMGMGLLLSVNAGSNIDPRVVVMEYKSDPSQKRTALVGKGITFDTGGYNLKPSNFLDNMKFDMSGAAIVSSTIMALAKAKAKCNVVSIAMLTDNRIGGKATLTESVIKSMNGKTVEITNTDAEGRLVLADGITYAVREAKADRAITVATLTGAIAIALGRWFTGTFSKYDEFHKEFENASKKGQEPIWRQPIIGDHLKAMQCSKIADLANSEPGREAGSSTAAAFLDSFAEGKEYIHLDIAATADANKRGRAPMLKTMFELLKK; encoded by the coding sequence ATGATAACAAACAATAAAAAAGAATTTACATTAACTTTAAAAGCAGTTGGCTCAAAGGATAAATTAAATGAGTTAGTTGTTAAAGAAAATGGAGTTACTTCATTAATTAGTGAAGATAAAACTTTATATTATTTTTTAAATGATAAACCTTGTCTTAGAGAACTAGGTGATTCTCTAGAAGCAATAATTAAATCAAATAAATATGATTTAAATGTTAACGTAGAGTCATTTGCGTCAAAGTTTAAAAATGAGGAAGAAGCTTTTCAAAAAGTTGTAGAAACAATTATGTTTGCTGCACATAAAGAGTTTGAAATGAAGGAAAAACAAGCACAACCAAAATCAATTAATTTTTTATTTGATAAAAAATTTAATGCAATTTATGAAGAATCAGCAATTAAAATGGAATACTTAAATTTTGCAAGAGACTTACAAGACTTACCACCAAACATTGGTACATCTGTTGAAATTGCAAATAGAATTGTTGCAAAAGCTAAAGAAATAAAAGATTTAAAAGTAACAGTTTATGATAAAAAACAAATTGAATCAATGGGTATGGGATTATTACTTTCAGTTAATGCGGGAAGTAATATTGATCCAAGAGTTGTTGTAATGGAATATAAATCAGATCCTTCTCAAAAAAGAACAGCTTTAGTTGGTAAAGGAATTACTTTTGATACAGGAGGATATAACTTAAAACCTTCAAATTTTCTAGATAATATGAAATTTGATATGTCAGGTGCAGCTATAGTTTCTTCAACAATTATGGCTCTTGCAAAAGCAAAAGCAAAATGTAATGTTGTATCTATTGCAATGTTAACTGATAATAGAATTGGTGGAAAAGCAACTTTAACAGAATCTGTAATTAAATCTATGAATGGAAAAACTGTTGAAATAACTAATACAGATGCAGAAGGCAGATTAGTATTAGCTGATGGAATTACTTATGCAGTAAGAGAAGCAAAAGCTGATAGAGCAATTACTGTAGCAACTTTAACAGGAGCAATTGCAATAGCACTTGGAAGATGATTTACTGGAACATTTTCAAAATATGATGAATTCCATAAAGAATTTGAAAATGCTTCAAAAAAAGGTCAAGAACCAATTTGAAGACAACCAATAATTGGAGATCATTTAAAAGCAATGCAATGTTCAAAAATAGCAGATCTAGCAAACTCTGAACCTGGTAGAGAAGCTGGTTCATCAACAGCTGCAGCCTTTTTAGATTCTTTTGCTGAAGGAAAAGAATATATTCATTTGGATATAGCTGCAACAGCAGATGCAAATAAACGTGGTAGAGCACCAATGTTAAAAACTATGTTTGAATTATTAAAAAAATAA
- the tuf gene encoding elongation factor Tu → MAKEAFDRSLPHVNIGTIGHVDHGKTTLTAAITKVLAAKGGAEFKDYANIDNAPEERERGITINTSHVEYKTEKRHYAHVDCPGHADYVKNMITGAAQMDGGILVVAATDGPMPQTREHILLSRQVGVPAIAVFLNKCDMVDDEELIDLVEMEVRDLLSAYDFDGDGAPVIRGSALGALNGDAKWVTKVEELMDAVDAYIPTPTRDKEKTFLMPVEDVFTITGRGTVATGRVERGVVKVNDEIEIVGLVEDSKKVVVTGLEMFRKLLDFAEAGDNVGALLRGVDRDNIERGQVLAKPGTIKPHTKLNASVYALTQEEGGRHKPFFNKYRPQFYFRTTDVTGEVHLPSGTDMVMPGDNVELVIELIKPIAVEQGTKFSIREGGRTIGAGTVVSIVK, encoded by the coding sequence ATGGCAAAAGAAGCATTTGACCGTAGTTTACCTCACGTTAACATTGGAACAATCGGACACGTTGACCACGGTAAAACTACTTTAACAGCTGCAATTACAAAAGTATTAGCAGCAAAAGGTGGAGCAGAATTCAAAGATTATGCAAATATTGATAATGCACCCGAAGAAAGAGAAAGAGGTATTACAATTAATACTTCTCACGTTGAATATAAAACAGAAAAAAGACACTACGCTCACGTAGACTGTCCTGGCCACGCCGATTATGTTAAAAACATGATTACAGGAGCTGCACAAATGGATGGTGGAATCCTTGTTGTTGCTGCAACTGATGGACCAATGCCTCAAACAAGAGAGCATATCTTATTGTCAAGACAAGTTGGAGTACCAGCTATCGCAGTATTTTTAAATAAATGTGATATGGTAGATGACGAAGAATTAATAGATTTAGTTGAAATGGAAGTTAGAGATTTATTATCTGCATATGACTTTGATGGAGATGGAGCACCTGTTATTCGTGGATCAGCTTTAGGAGCATTAAATGGTGATGCTAAATGAGTTACTAAAGTTGAAGAATTAATGGATGCTGTTGATGCATATATCCCAACACCAACTCGTGATAAAGAAAAAACTTTCTTAATGCCTGTAGAAGATGTATTTACAATTACAGGTCGTGGAACAGTTGCAACTGGAAGAGTTGAAAGAGGAGTTGTTAAAGTAAACGACGAAATCGAAATTGTTGGATTAGTTGAAGATAGTAAAAAAGTTGTTGTTACAGGATTAGAAATGTTTAGAAAATTACTAGACTTTGCTGAAGCTGGAGATAATGTTGGAGCACTATTAAGAGGTGTTGATAGAGATAATATTGAACGTGGACAAGTTCTTGCAAAACCAGGAACAATTAAACCACATACAAAACTGAACGCATCAGTTTATGCTTTAACACAAGAAGAGGGTGGAAGACACAAACCATTCTTCAACAAATACCGTCCTCAATTCTACTTTAGAACTACAGACGTTACTGGAGAAGTTCACTTACCAAGTGGAACAGACATGGTTATGCCTGGAGATAATGTTGAATTAGTTATTGAATTAATTAAACCAATTGCTGTTGAACAAGGTACAAAATTCTCAATCCGTGAAGGTGGAAGAACTATTGGTGCTGGAACAGTTGTTTCAATCGTTAAATAA
- the pepF gene encoding oligoendopeptidase F, producing the protein MKRNEINRKYKWDFSHLYKDFKSWKIDLNEAKIFVEEISKLKGKLDNKENFLHYLDLEKNIDFILSRLNQYAHLIDIDQTNNENQELNSLLDNFYQDFNIKKAFVLNELMEIGDKKIFQWLKENNIHEYEYYFKTFFKSSKFILSKTDEELMSKVSRSRNAVGNLYDSLSYADKQNSIIEWNNQEVELNLSLYREIMENSDPIKDQEKRREANELYFKNYSSRKHSYAKIYESIIQVQNEDKNVRNYKSILEMNLFDDQVSEEIYLNLIKFGKDTIINFKKYNRLIKSIYNFKKFYSTDRFLKISKNYKKNFSVEEGKDIVKNCLSILGNEYQVKLKTALKDSLIDYYEDENKSDGAYSSGENGVEPIILMNWDEQLGSVTTLAHEVGHSVHTLFADESQKYPLNNYPIILAEVASTFNEHLLFDYLYLSTEDVEEKKYLLQQRVFDLISTFYRQIQFADFEYSAHKLIEDGEAITTDSLNDLFIEKQKEFGYDEFDDKDEPNYSWPYISHFFQSPFYVYKYAVDLVASFKLYKDFKKGNKNTIINFLKLGGSKPPLEILKEVGVDFLSADTYKPLVDEINDLINQLEKITK; encoded by the coding sequence ATGAAAAGAAATGAAATAAATAGGAAATATAAATGAGACTTTTCTCATTTATACAAAGACTTTAAAAGTTGAAAAATAGATCTAAATGAAGCTAAAATATTTGTTGAAGAGATCTCAAAGTTAAAGGGTAAATTAGATAATAAAGAAAATTTTTTACATTATTTAGATCTTGAAAAAAATATTGATTTTATTTTATCTAGACTAAATCAATATGCACATTTAATTGATATTGATCAAACAAATAATGAGAATCAAGAGCTGAACTCGCTACTAGATAATTTTTATCAAGATTTTAATATTAAAAAGGCTTTTGTATTAAATGAATTAATGGAAATAGGAGATAAAAAAATTTTTCAATGATTAAAAGAAAATAATATTCATGAATATGAATATTATTTTAAAACTTTTTTTAAATCTTCTAAATTTATTCTTTCAAAAACAGATGAAGAACTAATGAGTAAAGTCTCAAGAAGTAGAAATGCAGTTGGAAATTTATATGACTCATTATCTTATGCAGATAAACAAAACTCTATAATTGAATGAAATAATCAGGAGGTAGAATTAAATTTATCTTTATATAGAGAAATTATGGAGAATTCTGATCCAATAAAAGATCAGGAAAAGCGAAGAGAAGCAAACGAATTATATTTTAAAAATTATAGTTCAAGAAAACATAGCTATGCAAAAATATATGAATCTATTATACAAGTTCAAAATGAAGATAAAAATGTTAGAAATTATAAATCAATTCTGGAAATGAATTTATTCGATGACCAAGTAAGTGAGGAGATTTATTTAAATCTAATTAAATTTGGAAAAGATACAATAATAAATTTTAAAAAGTATAATAGATTGATAAAAAGTATATATAACTTTAAGAAATTTTATTCAACTGATAGATTTTTAAAAATCTCTAAGAATTATAAAAAAAATTTTAGTGTAGAAGAAGGTAAAGATATTGTTAAGAACTGTCTAAGCATTTTAGGAAATGAATACCAAGTAAAATTAAAAACTGCTTTAAAAGATTCATTAATTGATTATTATGAAGATGAAAATAAATCTGATGGAGCATACTCATCTGGTGAAAATGGCGTTGAACCAATAATTTTAATGAATTGAGATGAGCAATTAGGGTCAGTGACTACTTTAGCTCATGAGGTTGGTCATTCTGTTCATACTTTATTTGCAGATGAATCTCAAAAATACCCTTTAAATAATTATCCAATTATACTAGCTGAAGTGGCATCAACATTTAATGAGCATTTATTATTTGATTATTTATATTTATCTACAGAAGATGTTGAAGAAAAAAAATATTTACTACAACAAAGAGTATTTGATTTAATCTCAACATTTTATAGACAAATTCAATTTGCAGATTTTGAATATAGTGCCCATAAATTAATTGAAGATGGAGAGGCAATTACTACTGATAGTTTAAATGATCTATTTATAGAGAAACAAAAAGAATTTGGATATGATGAGTTTGATGATAAAGATGAACCAAATTACTCATGACCTTATATCTCTCATTTTTTTCAATCTCCATTTTATGTTTATAAGTATGCAGTTGATTTAGTAGCTAGTTTTAAATTATATAAGGATTTTAAAAAAGGTAATAAGAATACAATAATTAATTTCTTAAAGTTAGGAGGTTCAAAACCACCATTAGAAATCTTAAAAGAGGTTGGCGTAGACTTTTTAAGTGCAGATACATATAAACCTTTAGTAGATGAGATTAATGATCTTATAAATCAATTAGAGAAAATTACAAAATAA
- the fusA gene encoding elongation factor G, producing the protein MPREYSLNMTRNFGIMAHIDAGKTTTTERILFHTGRIHKIGETHEGESQMDWMAQEQERGITITSAATTAFWADHRFNIIDTPGHVDFTVEVERSLRVLDGAVAVLDGQSGVEPQTETVWRQATTYRVPRVVFVNKMDKTGADFLYSVKTIGDRLGAKAAPIQLPIGAEDQFNGIIDLVEMKAWGFDGAAEEVAKEIEIPADLKDSAVQLRTQLVEMAVEYDEDLMVKFLDGEEITIPELKSAIRKGVISAEFFPVLAGSAFKNKGVKLLLDAVVDYLPSPLDVPSIKGILPNGTEAERKAADDQPFAALAFKIMTDPFVGKLTFFRVYSGVLAKGSYVLNATKDKKERVGRLLKMHANNREEIDEVYAGDIAAAVGLKDTTTGDTLTDEKNEIILESMVFPEPVIHLALEPKTKADQEKLGLSLNKLSEEDPTFRTFTDEETGQTIIAGMGELHLDIIVDRLKREFKVETNVGAPQVSYRETIKGSAKVEGKYVKQSGGRGQYGHVVIEFEPNHDKGFEWIDKIVGGKISKEYINAARVGLENALQNGIIAGFPMIDVKATIVDGSYHDVDSNEMAYKIAASLALKEAAKKVNPVLLEPIMSVEVTVPDEYYGDVMGNISSKRGLIEGSEQRGNAQTIKSKVPLSEMFGYATELRSFTQGRGNYTMIFSHYNEAPKNIAEEIIKKQGK; encoded by the coding sequence ATGCCAAGAGAATATAGTTTAAATATGACTCGTAACTTTGGTATTATGGCTCACATTGATGCTGGTAAGACTACAACTACAGAACGTATTTTATTCCATACAGGTAGAATTCATAAAATTGGTGAAACTCACGAAGGTGAATCACAAATGGACTGAATGGCTCAAGAGCAAGAACGTGGTATTACAATAACATCTGCAGCTACAACAGCATTTTGAGCAGATCATAGATTTAATATCATTGACACTCCTGGTCACGTTGACTTCACAGTTGAAGTTGAAAGATCATTAAGAGTTCTTGATGGAGCCGTAGCTGTTTTAGACGGTCAAAGTGGTGTAGAACCACAAACAGAGACTGTTTGAAGACAAGCTACAACATATAGAGTACCAAGAGTCGTTTTTGTTAATAAAATGGATAAAACTGGAGCTGATTTTTTATACTCAGTAAAAACAATTGGAGATAGATTGGGAGCAAAAGCTGCTCCAATTCAATTACCAATTGGAGCAGAAGATCAATTTAACGGAATTATTGATTTAGTTGAAATGAAAGCATGAGGCTTTGATGGAGCTGCTGAAGAAGTTGCTAAGGAAATTGAAATTCCTGCAGATTTAAAAGATAGTGCAGTTCAATTAAGAACACAACTTGTTGAAATGGCTGTTGAATATGATGAAGATTTAATGGTTAAATTTTTGGATGGAGAAGAAATTACAATTCCTGAATTAAAATCAGCAATTCGTAAAGGTGTAATATCAGCTGAATTTTTTCCAGTACTAGCTGGGTCAGCATTTAAAAACAAGGGTGTTAAATTATTATTAGACGCTGTTGTTGATTATTTGCCATCACCATTAGATGTTCCTTCAATTAAAGGAATCTTACCAAATGGAACAGAAGCTGAAAGAAAAGCTGCAGATGATCAACCATTTGCTGCATTAGCTTTTAAAATTATGACTGATCCATTTGTTGGAAAACTAACATTCTTTAGAGTTTACTCAGGAGTTTTGGCAAAAGGTAGTTATGTATTAAATGCAACCAAAGATAAAAAAGAGCGTGTAGGACGTTTATTAAAAATGCATGCAAATAACCGTGAAGAAATCGATGAAGTTTATGCTGGAGATATTGCTGCAGCTGTTGGATTGAAAGATACAACAACTGGAGATACATTAACAGATGAAAAAAATGAAATTATTTTAGAATCAATGGTATTCCCAGAACCAGTTATTCATTTAGCATTAGAACCAAAAACTAAAGCAGACCAAGAAAAACTAGGATTATCATTAAACAAATTATCAGAAGAAGATCCAACTTTTAGAACTTTTACTGATGAAGAAACTGGACAAACAATTATTGCTGGAATGGGTGAACTACACCTTGATATTATTGTTGACCGTTTAAAAAGAGAATTTAAAGTAGAAACAAATGTTGGAGCACCTCAAGTTTCATATCGTGAAACAATTAAGGGCTCAGCAAAAGTTGAAGGAAAATATGTTAAACAATCAGGAGGACGTGGACAATATGGACACGTTGTGATTGAGTTTGAACCAAATCATGATAAAGGATTTGAATGAATTGATAAAATTGTTGGGGGTAAAATCTCAAAAGAATATATCAATGCTGCAAGAGTAGGACTAGAAAATGCTTTACAAAATGGAATAATTGCTGGATTCCCAATGATAGACGTAAAAGCAACAATAGTTGATGGATCATATCATGATGTCGATTCAAATGAGATGGCATATAAAATTGCTGCATCATTAGCACTAAAAGAAGCTGCTAAAAAAGTTAATCCAGTTCTTTTAGAACCAATTATGTCAGTTGAAGTTACTGTACCAGATGAATACTATGGAGATGTAATGGGTAACATTTCATCAAAACGTGGTTTAATTGAAGGTTCAGAACAAAGAGGAAATGCACAAACAATTAAATCAAAAGTTCCTCTTTCAGAAATGTTTGGTTATGCAACTGAACTTCGTTCATTTACACAAGGTCGTGGAAATTATACAATGATTTTTAGTCACTATAATGAAGCACCAAAAAACATTGCTGAAGAGATTATTAAAAAACAAGGTAAATAG
- the rpsL gene encoding 30S ribosomal protein S12 yields the protein MATINQLVRKPRKAKTWKTKAPALNRGVNTLLKKVTRVSAPQKRGVCTRVATMTPKKPNSALRKYARVRLTNGMEVTAYIPGEGHNLQEHSVVLIRGGRVKDLPGVRYHIIRGTLDTTGVNGRMQSRSLYGTKRPKEKK from the coding sequence ATGGCAACAATCAATCAATTAGTTAGAAAACCAAGAAAAGCAAAAACATGAAAAACTAAAGCTCCTGCTTTAAACAGAGGAGTTAATACTTTATTAAAAAAAGTTACTAGAGTTTCAGCACCACAAAAAAGAGGTGTTTGTACAAGGGTTGCAACTATGACTCCTAAAAAACCTAACTCGGCTTTACGTAAGTATGCAAGGGTTAGATTAACTAACGGTATGGAGGTAACAGCTTATATTCCAGGAGAAGGACACAACTTACAAGAACATAGTGTTGTGCTTATTCGTGGGGGAAGGGTAAAAGACTTACCTGGGGTTCGTTATCATATTATTCGTGGTACTTTAGATACAACTGGAGTTAACGGAAGAATGCAATCTCGTTCTTTATATGGAACAAAAAGACCTAAAGAGAAAAAATAA
- a CDS encoding LemA family protein, translating into MIAPNKKQDLNRDADTSPKVSAFGKFFWYLTFILIIPLFIHIGNVNKLKKMDTKVLESESGIDVQLKRRRDTLIKLMDTVKGSIDFEKSTLEKVTNMRMGGGAKEMMENNRVLDQVSRNIMIQVENYPNLKSTELFQSMSNSINEIEEDIAASRRIYNGNVSTFNQAIKVWPTNVAGSSIKAKNKYFFEITEEDRADVKIGF; encoded by the coding sequence ATGATAGCACCAAATAAAAAACAAGATTTAAATAGGGATGCAGATACTTCACCAAAAGTTTCAGCTTTTGGGAAGTTTTTTTGATATTTAACATTTATATTAATTATTCCTTTATTTATTCATATTGGAAATGTAAATAAATTAAAGAAAATGGATACAAAAGTACTAGAGTCAGAATCAGGTATAGATGTTCAATTAAAAAGAAGAAGAGATACTTTAATTAAATTAATGGATACTGTTAAAGGTAGTATTGATTTTGAAAAAAGCACTTTAGAGAAAGTTACTAATATGAGAATGGGTGGAGGAGCAAAAGAAATGATGGAAAATAATAGAGTTCTTGATCAAGTTTCAAGAAACATTATGATCCAAGTTGAAAATTATCCAAATCTAAAATCAACAGAATTATTTCAATCTATGTCTAATTCAATAAATGAGATTGAAGAAGATATTGCAGCTTCAAGAAGAATTTACAATGGAAATGTAAGTACTTTTAATCAAGCAATTAAAGTATGACCAACAAATGTAGCAGGATCATCAATAAAAGCTAAAAATAAATATTTCTTTGAGATAACTGAAGAAGATAGAGCTGACGTTAAGATTGGGTTTTAA
- a CDS encoding lipoate--protein ligase gives MFIYKTSCVDPSFNLATEEYFVKNKKYAEPILFLWQNDNTIVVGRNQNAAWEINLQNAQKDSVNIVRRNSGGGTVFHDLGNMNFSIIYTDLENKGVSLFSTMLDPVIKTLNELNVPAKFSGRNDIELNGKKISGNAMWKYEDRFLQHGTILFNANLDRLTNYLTVDRAKILSKNIKSIAARVTNINSEVKNKIDIEAFMNKLIETYKKSDEIKTINLSEDEIKEIKDLSEKKFRNSDWNYAKNADFDYRNKQRLEGKGTIEALLKIEKGVIKEAKFYGDFLGFQGTEDLEKKLVNLKYETFVLEDVLNKSDIKNIFGENFTSKDILDLLIQ, from the coding sequence ATGTTTATATATAAAACTTCTTGTGTTGACCCATCTTTTAATTTAGCAACAGAAGAATATTTTGTAAAGAATAAAAAATATGCAGAACCAATTCTTTTTTTATGACAAAATGATAACACAATTGTGGTTGGAAGAAATCAAAATGCGGCTTGAGAAATAAACCTTCAAAATGCTCAAAAAGATTCTGTTAACATTGTCAGAAGAAATAGTGGTGGTGGAACAGTATTTCATGATTTAGGAAATATGAATTTCAGCATTATTTATACAGATTTAGAAAATAAAGGAGTCTCTTTATTTTCAACAATGTTGGACCCTGTTATTAAAACTCTTAATGAGTTAAACGTTCCTGCAAAATTTTCTGGAAGAAATGACATTGAATTAAATGGAAAAAAGATTTCCGGAAATGCTATGTGAAAATATGAAGACAGATTTTTGCAACATGGAACAATATTATTCAATGCCAATTTGGATAGATTAACTAATTATTTAACTGTTGACAGAGCAAAAATTCTTTCAAAAAATATTAAATCTATTGCGGCTAGGGTTACAAATATAAATTCGGAAGTAAAAAATAAAATTGATATTGAAGCTTTTATGAATAAATTAATTGAAACATATAAAAAATCAGATGAAATAAAAACAATTAATTTAAGCGAAGATGAAATAAAAGAAATAAAAGATCTTAGCGAAAAGAAATTTAGGAACTCAGATTGGAATTATGCAAAAAATGCAGATTTTGATTATAGAAATAAACAAAGGTTGGAAGGTAAAGGAACTATTGAAGCTCTTTTAAAAATTGAAAAAGGAGTTATCAAGGAGGCTAAATTCTATGGAGACTTTTTAGGTTTCCAAGGAACAGAAGACCTTGAAAAAAAATTAGTAAATTTAAAATATGAGACGTTTGTCTTAGAAGATGTTTTAAATAAGTCAGATATTAAAAACATATTTGGTGAAAACTTCACAAGTAAGGATATACTAGACTTATTGATACAATAG
- the rpsG gene encoding 30S ribosomal protein S7 has protein sequence MRKHQAEKRDVLPDPIYNSKLVSRAVNKIMLDGKRGTAQHILYKAFEKIKEKTGTTPIEVFDKAIENIKPHLELKVRRIGGANYQVPVEVSTERKVTLALRWLINYSRLRNEKEMIDRLANEIIDASNGVGGSVKKREDTHKMAEANKAFAHYRW, from the coding sequence ATGCGTAAACATCAAGCAGAAAAGAGAGACGTATTACCAGATCCAATTTATAACTCAAAACTAGTAAGTAGAGCAGTTAATAAAATTATGTTAGATGGTAAAAGAGGAACAGCTCAACACATCTTATACAAGGCTTTTGAAAAAATAAAAGAAAAGACTGGAACTACTCCAATCGAAGTTTTTGATAAAGCTATTGAAAATATTAAACCTCATTTAGAATTAAAAGTTCGTCGTATTGGGGGAGCAAACTATCAAGTTCCTGTTGAAGTATCAACAGAAAGAAAAGTTACTTTAGCTTTAAGATGATTAATTAATTATTCAAGACTAAGAAATGAAAAAGAAATGATTGATAGATTAGCAAACGAAATTATTGATGCATCAAATGGTGTTGGTGGATCAGTTAAAAAACGTGAAGATACTCACAAAATGGCTGAAGCTAATAAAGCATTTGCACATTATCGTTGATAA